A single Ammospiza caudacuta isolate bAmmCau1 chromosome 14, bAmmCau1.pri, whole genome shotgun sequence DNA region contains:
- the LOC131563962 gene encoding ras-like protein family member 11A-like gives MLLIPEHTMSQYSTNFLLLPIPEYPALDCAPNKIIKLVVLGGSGVGKTALVVRFLTKRFIGDYEANTGALYSRKFTIDGEQISLQVQDTPFVSLEDDTDSICCQEQINRSIYWADGFVFVFSITDYESFRLLRPLHQHIRRIHPNANIPLLLMANKGDLLRARQVSSKEGLQLATELGGTYCEVSARESCEGVHEAFQQLCQELSRSSSSCNGEKRRGLHLVRPKSPNMQDLKRRLKQALTSKGKSATTL, from the exons ATGCTCCTCATCCCTGAGCACACGATGTCTCAGTACTCCACCaacttcctgctgctgcccatcccgGAGTACCCTGCGCTGGACTGCGCGCCCAACAAAATCATCaagctggtggtgctgggcgGCAGCGGCGTGGGCAAGACAG CCCTGGTCGTGCGCTTCCTCACTAAGAGATTTATTGGGGACTACGAAGCCAACACTG GTGCTTTGTATTCCAGGAAGTTCACCATAGATGGGGAGCAGATCTCTCTGCAGGTGCAGGACACTCCCTTTGTCTCATTGGAG GATGACACAGACAGCatctgctgccaggagcagatAAACCGCTCCATCTACTGGGCCGACGGCTTCGTCTTCGTGTTCTCCATCACGGACTACGAGAGCTTCCGCCTGCTGCGTCCGCTGCACCAGCACATCCGCAGGATCCACCCCAACGCCAACATCCCCCTGCTGCTCATGGCCAACAAGGGGGACCTGCTGAGGGCCAGGCAGGTGTCCTccaaggaggggctgcagctggccaCCGAGCTGGGCGGCACCTACTGCGAGGTGTCGGCGCGGGAGAGCTGCGAGGGCGTGCACGAGGccttccagcagctgtgccaggagctcagcaggagcagctccagctgcaacGGGGAGAAGAGGAGAGGTCTCCACCTGGTCAGGCCCAAGTCGCCCAACATGCAGGACTTGAAGAGGCGTTTGAAGCAGGCTCTGACTTCCAAAGGCAAATCTGCCACCACGCTTTGA